CGTTCACCGGCTCGGGCAGGCAGACCTCGACGCCGCCGACGGCGTTCACCATGCTCTTGAAGCCGGTGAAGTCGACCTTCACGAAGTGGTCGATGCGGATGTGGGTGAGCGACTCGATCGTCTTCCAGGTGCAGGCGATGCCCCCGGAGTTGAACGACTCGTTGATCATGCCGAGGTGCGGCCGCTGGCCCGGCAGGTTGCCGGTGGCGCGGCAGGCGGGCAGCTGGACGAGCGAGTCGCGCGGGAAGCTGACGACCATCGCGCCGTCACGCTTGGACGACACGTGGACCATCATGATCGTGTCGGTGCGCTCGCCCGCGACGTGGTGACCGTACTTGGCGTTCTTGCCGTCGCGCTGGTCGGAGCCGACCACCAGGATGTTCATGGCGGTGCCCGCGACCTTGGGCGGCCGGGTCGCGCCGAGGTCGTCGTCGGTGACGTCGACGTGTTTGACGTTGCCGTTCAGCTTCGCCAGCACGCCCACGGCGACGCCTGCGACCAGGAGGACGACGGTCACGGTGACCGCGATCACCCAGCGCAGCCAGCGGCGGCGACGCCGGGGTGGCGCGCTCGGCTCGGAAGGCGGCGCGTCGACAAGCCCGCTGCTCACGTGACTCCAGAGGGACGGGGCCGAGGGCCGCCGCCCATGGCCAAGAGCCTCGCCGTACAGATCTCGGCCGGTTGAACGTGCCCGAGTGTACCCACCCGGGCACACCCGTACGGAGAAACGTGGTCAGTCGGGCAGGTTAACGCGGAGCGACACCGTGCCGCGCAGGTCGAGCCAGGCCGTGCCGGGGCCGCGTACCAGCCTCAGGATCACCTCGTCGCAGCCGGGGCAGCGGGCCACCAGGCCGGGGTCCGGGCCGTACACGCGGAGCGAGGCGACCGGGCCCGTCAGGCCGCAGCCGGCGCAGCGGCCGGTGGCGGCGGTGACGTCCACGGCGAAGATCTCGCCGAGCGGGCCGGCCAGCGCGTTGCCGTCGAGGTGCTCTGCGGTCATGTCAGTCCCCACAATGTCAGCTGCCCCCGGTGGGGCCGAAACGTTCGGTACGGATGCGCTCAGGGGCGTGGCCCAGCGCGACCAGCAGGTCGGCCGCCGCCTCCACGAACCCCGTCGGCCCGCACACGTAGCAGTCGGGCTCGAAGTTCGCGGGCCAGCCGCCTTCAGCCAGGTCGTCCAGCAGGAGCCGCCCCGGCGGACGGGACGCCCCGGCAGGCGCGGACCTCGTGTAGAGGTAGGTGACGTCGAGCCCGGGGTCGGGACGGCGCAGCTCCTCGGCGTAGAAGCGGCGGTCCTGGTCGCGCAGCGAGTAGATCAGCCGGAACGGCACCCGGCTGCCCGCCTGCCTGCGCGCCCTGATCATCGCCATCAGCGGCACGATGCCGGACCCACCGGCCACCAGCAGCACCGGCGCCTTGCTCTCCGGCCGCCAGACGAACCAGCCGCCCACCGGGCCGCGGACCTCGACCTGGTCGCCGACCTCGATCACCTCGGTCAGGTACGGCGACACCTCGCCGTCGGGGAAGTTCTCGACGGTCAGCTCGACGAGGTCGCCGTCGGCGGGCCCGGCCAGCGAGTAGCTGCGCTGCGCGGTGTAGCCGTCGTCGGCCGTCAGCCGGACGTCCACGTGCTGCCCCGGCAGGTGTCCCGGCCAGCCGGGCACCCGGAAGCAGAGCGTGCGCGCGGTCGCGCTCTCCCCGGCGATCTCGACGAGCTCGGCCGCCCGCCAGGCCAGGCGCGGCGGCACGTCAGTCGCCCTCGTAGCGCTGCTCGCGCCACGGGTCGCCGTAGTTGTGGTAGCCGGCCGTCTCCCAGAAGCCGGGCCAGTCCTCGTTCAGCAGGCGGATGCCGCGTACCCACTTGGCCGACTTCCAGAAGTACAGGTGCGGCACGATCAGCCGGGCCGGGCCGCCGTGCCGGGGCTCCAGGTCCTCGCCGTCGAAGCGGTGCACGAGCCACGCCTTGCCGTCGAGCAGGTCCTCCAACGGCAGGTTGGTGGTGTAGCCGCCGTACGAGTGGATCAGCGCGTACTCGGCGGCGGTCTCGACGTCCTCGAAGAGCACGTCCAGCGAGACGCCCTCCCAGGTGGTGTCCAGCTTGGACCACTTGGTCACGCAGTGGATGTCGGCCGTGGGCGTCTCCATGGGCAGCGCCTGGAACTCCTCCCACGACCACCGGTGCGTCTGCTCCGCCTCCGTGTCGATGGCGAACTCCCACCGGTCGAGCGGCACCTGCGGCGTCGGCCCCGCGGACAGCACGGGGAAGTCGTCCACCAGGTACTGCCCGGGCGGCAGCCGGTCGCTGTCAGGTCTGCGCCGCCCGTGGAAGCCGCGCGAAATGATGCTCACGCGCTCATTTCATCACACGCCTCCCGTCAGCTCTTACGCGGAGTGACCAGCCCCGATTCGTAGGCGAAGACCACCAGCTGCGCGCGGTCGCGCGCCCCCAGCTTGGTCATCGCCCTGCTGACGTGTGTCTTCGCGGTGGTCGGGCTGATCACCATGTGGGCGGCGATCTCGTCGTTGGACATGCCGCGGGCGACCAGGGCGGCCACCTCGCGTTCGCGGTTGGTGAGCACGTCGAGGCCCTGCGGTTCCGGCGACGGGCGGCGGGCCACGTACTCGCCGATCAGGCGGCGGGTGATCGCGGGCGAGAGCAGCGCGTCGCCGCGGGCCGCGACCCTGACGCCCTGCAGCAGGTCGGCGGGCTCGGTGTCCTTGACCAGGAATCCGCCCGCGCCCGCCCTGAGCGCGTTGAAGACGTACTCGTCGAGGCCGTAGTTGGTGAGGATCACGACGTGGACCGCGCTCAGCCGCTCGTCGGCCGCGATGCGCCTGGTCGCCTCGATGCCGTCCATCACCGGCATCTGCACGTCGACGAGCGCCACGTCCGGCAGGTGCTCGAGGGCGAGCGCGACGGCCTGCTCGCCGTTCGCGGCCTCGGCCACGACCTCGATGTCGTCCTCGGCCTCCAGCAGCGCGCGGAAGCCGCCGCGGATGA
The nucleotide sequence above comes from Nonomuraea helvata. Encoded proteins:
- a CDS encoding DUF6510 family protein, translating into MTAEHLDGNALAGPLGEIFAVDVTAATGRCAGCGLTGPVASLRVYGPDPGLVARCPGCDEVILRLVRGPGTAWLDLRGTVSLRVNLPD
- a CDS encoding response regulator transcription factor, producing the protein MIRVLLVDDQALIRGGFRALLEAEDDIEVVAEAANGEQAVALALEHLPDVALVDVQMPVMDGIEATRRIAADERLSAVHVVILTNYGLDEYVFNALRAGAGGFLVKDTEPADLLQGVRVAARGDALLSPAITRRLIGEYVARRPSPEPQGLDVLTNREREVAALVARGMSNDEIAAHMVISPTTAKTHVSRAMTKLGARDRAQLVVFAYESGLVTPRKS
- a CDS encoding ferredoxin reductase: MPPRLAWRAAELVEIAGESATARTLCFRVPGWPGHLPGQHVDVRLTADDGYTAQRSYSLAGPADGDLVELTVENFPDGEVSPYLTEVIEVGDQVEVRGPVGGWFVWRPESKAPVLLVAGGSGIVPLMAMIRARRQAGSRVPFRLIYSLRDQDRRFYAEELRRPDPGLDVTYLYTRSAPAGASRPPGRLLLDDLAEGGWPANFEPDCYVCGPTGFVEAAADLLVALGHAPERIRTERFGPTGGS
- a CDS encoding sulfite oxidase-like oxidoreductase, which codes for MSIISRGFHGRRRPDSDRLPPGQYLVDDFPVLSAGPTPQVPLDRWEFAIDTEAEQTHRWSWEEFQALPMETPTADIHCVTKWSKLDTTWEGVSLDVLFEDVETAAEYALIHSYGGYTTNLPLEDLLDGKAWLVHRFDGEDLEPRHGGPARLIVPHLYFWKSAKWVRGIRLLNEDWPGFWETAGYHNYGDPWREQRYEGD